GGTAAGGTCGGGAAGCGTCCTCGCCGTGATCCTCCGGGTCCAGCAATGCGCCGAAGAATGCAGGGGTCGGCTCCCAACGGCCCATCAACCGATGGGTGACAACGGCGGTATCGAGCCCGCTGACCCGGGCCAGGGCACGCACCACCAGTCGGCGGGAGACACCCACACGAAAGGCGCCGGTGAGCAGCTTGTTGAGAACAAAACGACTGGCAACAGGAAGTTCCGCCCACCAGCCGGTGACTGCACTGCATCGCTCTTCCGGCGTCATGTGCCGTAACGGACGAATGCGATCCTCCACCCAGCGATGCAGGGGAAGATCGTTCCCTGCGGGCGCATCCAGTTCGTTGTCCACCAGCAAGGCCAGTGTTTCCGCCAGATCACCCACGGAGGCGTAGGTCTCCTCCAGTAGCCAGTCGGGCATGCCGGTAAAAGCCAGCGTCCACTGCCGCAGTTCGGCGGTGGGGACCAGCCGCTTCAATCGACGGCCGGTCAGGAAATAGACCACCCAGGCGGCATCTGCAGGATCAGCAGTCTGGAAGTAGTCCGCCATGGCGGCCACCTTGTCGTTGGTGGCGTTGGTTTCATCCAGGGCCTGATAGAGCGCCGCAAAGCTCTGCATCAGTCGTCAGCCTCGTCACCGAACTCGGTACGCAGGGGCTCCGCCCGTATGCCGACGACTTCATTGAGATACCGCACAAAGACGTCGGTACGGCCGTGGGTGGCAAGCACATGGTCGGCACCGGTCTCGCGAACGGTCTGCAACAGGGACGGCCAGTCGGCGTGATCGGACAGCACAAAGCCGCGATCGTAGCCGCGACGCCGGCGGTTGCCGCGGATACGCATCCAGCCGGAGGCGAAACCGGACGCATGGCGGCGAAAACGACGCATCCAGGGGCTGCCGGCGGCCGACGGAGGTGCCAGCACCAGGGCATTTGACAGATCGGCGCTACGGCCGAGTTCGCTGACAGGCATGGTGGGCAGCATGGCGACGCCGGCCTCCCGATAGGCTTCAACCAGAGGCGTCAGGGCGCCGTGCAGGTAGACGGTGCGGTCGGTATAGCGGCGCAACTCGGCCAGCAGCCGTTGCGCCTTGCCCAGGGCGTAGCAGAACAGCACCGTCGTTCGCCCGCCCTCAGCGTTGTGACGCCACCAATCGTGGATGTCCGCCGCCACCTCGGAAGCCGGTCGCCAGCGATAGATGGGCAGGGCAAACGTGGCCTCGGTGATGAACGTGTCACAAGGCACGACCTCGAAGGGCTGACAGGTGGGGTCGGGATCACGCTTGTAGTCACCCGATGCCACCCAGACCCTGGAGCCCACCTCGACCCGCACCTGGGCGGAGCCCAGCACATGGCCGGCCGGATGCAGGGAGACCCAGGCCTTGCCGAGACGAAAACGGCGGCCGTAATCGACCCCCCTGAGCAGGCTGCCGCGCGCCAGGCGCCGACGCAGCAGGGGCATGCCGTCGTGACTGGCAACGTAAAGATCACTGCCGCTGCGGGCGTGATCCGCATGGGCGTGGGTGATCACCGCCCGGGGCACGCCACGCCAGGGATCGATATGGAAGTCTCCGGCGGCGCAGTAGAGGCCCGCCGGCGAAAGCGTGATCAAGGAGGTCCGACTCATGCAGAGCTTGGTCCCGTCATCGTCGCCCAGGTTCCCCGATTCCACGGGTGCAGGCACGCAACGGTTCATTCCATTGCGTTCTATGGATCAGTTCAATCGTTCTTTTTGTCATCTGTAACCGGAAGTTACCCTGCTTGGCTAGCCTATCGGAGCACCCAACCATGACGCGTATTCGCCAGCATTGCTGCGGCGGCCCCCAGGACGATCAGACTGCGGAAGAAATCCTGGTCAGTCGCGGAGTTGATCGGCGCACCGTGCTGAAAGGCATGGCCGCCCTTGCCGGCCTGGGCCTCGTGCCCGGCGCCGCGACGCTCGCCCAGGCCTCCGGCAGGCGTGTCCGCCTGGCGTTCTGCAGTCAGTTGCTCTGCGTCGTCCCCTACGAGGCCACCCGGGCCGCCGGCTTTTTCGCCGAGGAGGGCCTGGATGTAGAACTGGTCTATACCCGCGGCGGCGGCGCGGCGCTGCAGGCACTCAATGGCGGTGCTGTCGACTACGCCGCGACATCTTTCGATGCGGCGTTAAACGCCTACGCCAATGGTGCCCGCATCACCCGCTTTGCCACAACAGGTCGGCTACCCCTGTTCGCGCTGGCCTCGTCGCCGCGCAATGCCGATGAGATTCAGGACGTGGCTGACCTGCGTGGCAAGACCATTGGCGTCGCCGCACTTGGCACCGCAGATCACGCTCTGGCGCTGTTCCTGCTGAAACAAGCCGGCGTGCCGGCGGACGAAGTCCGTTTCGCCACACTCGGAACCAACCTCTATCACGCCTTGCGGCTTGGCCAGGTGGATGCGGGCATGGTGCAGGAACCCAGCCTCTCCATGCTCACCGAACAGGGTGCCACCATGCTGATGAACGGCATGGATCTGGCCGATGCCGAGCGCTACCTCGGAGGCGCCTACGAATTCATGGGTGTGGCGGTGCGCACTCAGGAAATCGACGAGCGCCGCGAAGAAATGCAGGCCCTGGGGCGTGCACTTCGCAAGGGACTCCTGTTCACCCGGGAAGCCGCCGTGGAAGACCTGGTGGCCGCACTGCCTCAGGAACTGGTTGCCGGCGGCGATATCGACCGGCTCAAGGGCGCCCTGGAGCGCTATCGCGAGTCACTCTATCCCACCGAGGTGAACATCGACCTGGAGGCGGCGGAGCGCGTGGTGCGCTCCCAGATGGATGCAGGAATCCTGGAGCGGCACATCCCGCTTGAAGAAATCATGGATACCACCCTACTGGGCTCCTGATGCTGAAAATCGAACAACTCTCCCTGGCC
The Natronocella acetinitrilica DNA segment above includes these coding regions:
- a CDS encoding ligase-associated DNA damage response exonuclease, encoding MPAPVESGNLGDDDGTKLCMSRTSLITLSPAGLYCAAGDFHIDPWRGVPRAVITHAHADHARSGSDLYVASHDGMPLLRRRLARGSLLRGVDYGRRFRLGKAWVSLHPAGHVLGSAQVRVEVGSRVWVASGDYKRDPDPTCQPFEVVPCDTFITEATFALPIYRWRPASEVAADIHDWWRHNAEGGRTTVLFCYALGKAQRLLAELRRYTDRTVYLHGALTPLVEAYREAGVAMLPTMPVSELGRSADLSNALVLAPPSAAGSPWMRRFRRHASGFASGWMRIRGNRRRRGYDRGFVLSDHADWPSLLQTVRETGADHVLATHGRTDVFVRYLNEVVGIRAEPLRTEFGDEADD
- a CDS encoding ABC transporter substrate-binding protein, which translates into the protein MTRIRQHCCGGPQDDQTAEEILVSRGVDRRTVLKGMAALAGLGLVPGAATLAQASGRRVRLAFCSQLLCVVPYEATRAAGFFAEEGLDVELVYTRGGGAALQALNGGAVDYAATSFDAALNAYANGARITRFATTGRLPLFALASSPRNADEIQDVADLRGKTIGVAALGTADHALALFLLKQAGVPADEVRFATLGTNLYHALRLGQVDAGMVQEPSLSMLTEQGATMLMNGMDLADAERYLGGAYEFMGVAVRTQEIDERREEMQALGRALRKGLLFTREAAVEDLVAALPQELVAGGDIDRLKGALERYRESLYPTEVNIDLEAAERVVRSQMDAGILERHIPLEEIMDTTLLGS